In the Colletotrichum higginsianum IMI 349063 chromosome 7 map unlocalized unitig_7, whole genome shotgun sequence genome, one interval contains:
- a CDS encoding Phosphoglycerate mutase: protein MLQSSSSRDSPLTSHGVLQARRLGAHLATRTASASAGITHIFSSTLRRASTTAAAVREAVASSHHSAARDIEVVRLSDLREKHFGTGEGQKFGGTTASGAARPRHDGAEDLDAMRMRAKRFVDGYLAPIFACVEAEPGGAAESIVIVAHGIILGVLSSVLCSPGLFAAVDPDSESQRPWSWSNTGFVEIRITSMPVASDLARASLDALPAVRWPHLSLQTVAVNCTEHLAGLKKTRGGIGSAKFDEKQKTIISFFAPASRKRKN, encoded by the exons ATGTTGCAAAGCTCTA GCTCACGCGACTCGCCTCTGACATCCCACGGCGTCCTGCAAGCCAGGCGCCTGGGCGCTCACCTCGCCACACGAACCGCTTCTGCCTCCGCCGGCATCACGCACATCTTTTCCTCGACCCTACGTCGTGCCTCTACCACCGCTGCCGCGGTTAGGGAAGCCGTTGCGTCCTCGCATCACTCTGCAGCGAGAGACATCGAGGTCGTGCGGCTCTCCGATCTCCGGGAGAAGCACTTCGGCACGGGGGAGGGACAGAAGTTCGGAGGCACCACCGCGTCTGGGGCAGCACGACCCAGAcacgatggcgccgaggaccttGATGCCATGCGCATGCGCGCCAAGCGGTTCGTTGACGGGTACCTGGCTCCCATCTTCGCTTGCGTCGAAGCGGAGCCCGGTGGGGCCGCAGAgagcatcgtcatcgtcgcccaCGGAATCATCCTGGGTGTATTGTCGAGCGTTCTCTGCAGCCCCGGGCTCTTCGCTGCTGTGGATCCCGACTCGGAGTCCCAGCGGCCATGGTCGTGGAGCAACAccggcttcgtcgagatTCGCATCACGTCGATGCCGGTAGCTTCTGACCTTGCGCGCGCGTCGCTAGACGCGTTGCCGGCCGTCAGATGGCCGCATCTGTCTCTTCAGACTGTCGCGGTCAACTGCACCGAACACCTCGCGGGCCTGAAAAAGACCCGTGGCGGCATCGGTAGCGCAAAGTTTgacgagaagcagaagacgaTCATTTCGTTCTTCGCGCCCGCGTCTAGAAAACGCAAAAATTGA
- a CDS encoding ERCC4 domain-containing protein has translation MAAEIISLLSSSPSVGDQPAPPPCRPAQPAVTAVTKALTYDDDDVFDLTADSPEFAPQSLPQPGPPEASRSPGTAPRAKRPREEQAPVTAPVYFNSDDFDTTVDLESSLPIDEDVHEGLRNTKRPRLSLSRSGSTTSINRSHPLADQPGHPPVKQSNGLRQVHTLADPIEFSSSPGIASRPGIASRPTTIAQVASEGPESDDPFAALPPSAQLPPSAQPVPSRESPPRVAPTAVVARIDYDLSSDDPFASSPRAPAKPASKPCPIVLDVDGDDDPFASSPRRVPVETMKFPTIGNTGNVIPNGKQKVASPRRKANWDPISSSAPEHKTRNDPFDSSPPPPRRTLTKAVSLVIDLSDSDSAPVNAVVDSDEEFPDLDNFDVTKLKARLDTQTTVSRGSSKTAPKPTAKSTSARATAKRSTDDKARDKEAKATEREQERERKRQEKEAAKEQRAKEKERAAALAEVNKIRTDKKVSTPEMIADLPSSLATAVTLQIQTLLKDLDVQSNTWDSPVGNVVKWRRKVASRFNDELNHWEPIPLRIEPDKFALVIVTADEFVTYALGPEGSDLEAHVLKMKRHFPKEQLIYLIEGLNPWMRKNRNVRNRQFASAVRNQGDEADADDTSTTSAQSRRKKNKQPQEYIDEDSVEDALLQLQVMHGVLIHHTNAAVETAQWVAIFTQHISTVPYRKQREATNAAGAGFCMETGQVRTGEDVKDTYVRMLQEIVRVTQPIAYGIVSEFGTVPELVRAFEERGPLCLENCRKSTNKDGGFSDRAVGKAVSKRICKVFTGRDEWSTDV, from the coding sequence ATGGCGGCCGAAATCATCAGTTTGCTCTCCTCCAGTCCGTCCGTTGGGGACCAACCGGCACCTCCACCATGTCGTCCTGCACAGCCCGCGGTTACTGCCGTCACGAAGGCGCTGACTtatgacgatgacgatgtaTTCGACTTGACGGCCGATTCACCCGAGTTCGCTCCACAATCCTTGCCCCAACCCGGGCCTCCGGAGGCTTCACGTTCCCCTGGAACAGCACCCCGGGCCAAACGACCACGAGAAGAACAAGCTCCTGTGACCGCGCCCGTCTACTTCAACTCGGACGACTTCGACACAACTGTAGATCTAGAAAGTAGCCTACCCATCGATGAAGACGTGCATGAGGGGCTACGGAACACCAAGAGGCCGAGACTGTCGCTTTCTCGAAGCGGAAGCACTACGTCGATCAATCGATCGCATCCTCTCGCAGACCAGCCGGGGCATCCGCCCGTCAAGCAATCGAACGGTCTGCGGCAAGTTCACACTTTGGCAGATCCAATAGAGTTCTCTAGTTCACCCGGAATTGCATCCCGACCCGGAATTGCATCCCGACCGACAACGATTGCACAAGTGGCCAGCGAAGGCCCAGAATCCGACGACCCATTCGCTGCGCTGCCACCCTCCGCCCAGCTTCCACCCTCCGCCCAGCCTGTACCGAGCAGAGAGAGCCCCCCGAGGGTTGCTCCCACCGCTGTCGTCGCCCGTATAGACTATGACTTGAGCTCCGACGACCCCTTTGCAAGCTCGCCCCGCGCTCCAGCAAAGCCAGCCTCAAAGCCGTGCCCGATAGTCTTGGACGTCGATGGGGATGACGATCCATTTGCCAGTTCCCCAAGAAGAGTCCCGGTCGAGACGATGAAATTTCCAACTATCGGCAACACCGGAAATGTGATACCCAATGGAAAACAGAAAGTCGCCTCGCCGAGACGAAAGGCCAATTGGGACCCCATATCCAGCTCTGCGCCCGAACACAAGACGAGGAACGATCCGTTTGATagctcgccgcctccgccacggAGGACTCTGACAAAGGCCGTCAGTCTAGTCATTGACCTCAGCGACTCCGACTCTGCACCCGTCaatgccgtcgtcgactcggACGAAGAGTTTCCAGACCTCGATAATTTCGACGTCACCAAACTCAAAGCCCGGTTAGATACCCAGACGACGGTCTCTCGAGGCTCGTCCAAGACTGCGCCAAAACCCACCGCCAAGTCGACATCTGCCCGAGCCACGGCCAAGAGGTCGACGGATGATAAGGCGAGAGACAAAGAGGCAAAGGCCACAGAGCGAGAACAGGAAAGGGAGCGCAAGAGGcaagagaaggaggcggccaaggaaCAAAGggcgaaggagaaggagcgcgctgctgcccttgcagaAGTCAACAAAATCAGGACCGACAAGAAAGTGTCGACGCCGGAAATGATTGCGGATCTTCCATCGAGCTTAGCCACCGCTGTGACGCTACAGATACAAACATTGCTGAaggacctcgacgtccaGTCTAACACATGGGACAGCCCGGTCGGCAACGTCGTCAAGTGGAGGAGGAAGGTCGCAAGCAGATTCAACGATGAGCTCAACCACTGGGAGCCAATTCCACTGCGCATCGAGCCCGACAAGTTCGCTCTCGTCATTGTTACTGCAGACGAGTTCGTGACTTATGCTCTCGGACCCGAAGGAAGTGATCTTGAGGCGCACGTCTTGAAGATGAAGCGCCACTTCCCGAAAGAGCAGCTCATTTACCTCATCGAAGGCCTCAATCcctggatgaggaagaaTCGCAACGTCCGCAACCGACAATTTGCCTCTGCAGTGCGAAATCAAGGGGATGAGGCTGATGCTGACGatacctcgacgacgagtgCCCAATCACGGCGGAAGAAGAATAAACAGCCGCAGGAGTACATTGACGAGGACTCGGTTGAGGACGCCCTTCTCCAGTTGCAGGTGATGCACGGCGTGCTAATTCATCACACGAACGCGGCCGTTGAGACGGCGCAGTGGGTAGCCATCTTCACCCAGCACATCTCGACGGTGCCTTACCGCAAGCAGCGCGAGGCGACCAacgcggccggcgccggctttTGCATGGAGACGGGCCAGGTCCGcaccggcgaggacgtcaagGATACGTACGTCCGGATGCTGCAGGAGATTGTGCGCGTCACGCAGCCCATCGCCTATGGCATCGTGTCCGAGTTCGGGACGGTGCCGGAGCTGGTGAGGGCGTTCGAGGAGCGCGGGCCACTGTGCCTTGAAAACTGCCGGAAGAGCACGAATAAGGATGGCGGGTTCTCGGACCGGGCTGTCGGCAAGGCCGTGAGCAAGAGGATCTGCAAGGTGTTTACTGGACGGGATGAATGGAGTACGGATGTATAG
- a CDS encoding Integral membrane protein, with the protein MATSIKGAIELTRPEAMAMAALATAGMYNAVEIYLLIFTTFRQRRGRYFWSMVVANTGILGHAIASLVRYLSRHGNVIPGAFAILAWCVMVTGQSVVLWSRLHLVVYSRTWTRLVLALIVFNACALHAPMVAMWVLCWASPTPEQQAWIARYGVYERVSIVIFTLQETLISGIFARQGFFNLRPLFPFKTRAARLISWYLLSLFVLVFLLDVALVVLEYTNNFVYQTTSKPLVYSIKLKVEFTVLNKLLAFTKMNSCDCHHLDHTPGSYAKGVTTADTTPTKGLARPQGDAVPDGLVLTQDTERQDHIFDGSSVTEPRGSHIA; encoded by the coding sequence ATGGCGACGAGCATCAAGGGCGCCATCGAGCTCACGCGGCccgaggccatggccatggccgcccTCGCGACGGCCGGCATGTACAACGCCGTCGAGATCTACCTCCTCATCTTCACCACCTTccgccagcgccgcggcCGCTATTTCTGGAGCATGGTCGTCGCCAACACCGGCATACTCGGCCACGCCATCGCCTCGCTCGTCCGCTACCTCTCCCGCCACGGCAACGTCATCCCCGGCGCTTTCGCCATCCTGGCCTGGTGCGTCATGGTCACCGGCCAGTCCGTCGTGCTGTGGTCGCGCCTCCACCTCGTCGTCTACAGCCGCACCTGGACCCGGCTGGTGCTGgccctcatcgtcttcaacgcGTGCGCGCTTCACGCCCCCATGGTGGCGATGTGGGTGCTGTGctgggcgtcgccgacgccggagCAGCAGGCGTGGATCGCCCGGTACGGCGTGTACGAGAGGGTCTCGATCGTCATCTTCACGCTGCAGGAGACGCTCATCTCGGGCATCTTCGCGCGCCAGGGCTTCTTCAACCTGCGGCCGCTGTTCCCGTTCaagacgagggcggcgaggctgATATCGTGGTACCTCCTCAGCCtgttcgtcctcgtcttcctgctGGACGTCGCGCTTGTCGTGCTCGAGTACACGAACAACTTTGTCTACCAGACCACCAGCAAGCCGCTGGTCTACAGCATCAAGCTGAAGGTCGAGTTCACCGTCCTCAACAAGCTGCTGGCCTTCACGAAGATGAACTCGTGCGATTGTCACCACCTCGATCATACGCCGGGAAGCTACGCCAAGGGGGTCACGACGGCGGACACCACCCCGACGAAAGGATTGGCGCGACCACAGGGAGACGCGGTACCGGACGGACTGGTGTTGACCCAAGACACGGAACGACAAGACCATATATTTGACGGGTCGTCCGTGACGGAACCAAGGGGTTCGCACATCGCTTGA
- a CDS encoding C2H2 finger domain-containing protein codes for MPPRRRRPVDAYDSDDSFSPSDDDISEDTSNANECVFDVNEDDDGSDTDATDADDLEEDAELDVEDQIKLFGGNLHPPDYWRKAVEDMNDSEFECQDYSPSTTALLDNVEEQWRLYCAVLDREPRHCYETLSIKILYNFFDWYLNQKVGKDGRKRSGIKKKSSLVTFWKIFRLVFERAMGEGIASKLGRSMRKVIGRLAKKHDLNDQARANRIMTIDQLKEHNKETLSTTRKMFGLGEVRILAVLFVLLVAPASARRRAIARLRFGDIRVVLARDPEGGPHKLLIRFTPKFTKEYLGAKAQNTYPIPETMFDDSLLLSPHVFLLGILFRHQAFRASSLTSPDQLKRLDICPGELELPLPLREDLNDTYIFRRAILTATGYVLSVNEPISEAMMGAFFKRVGELLGLAYPTILYSLRYNGANEYDQSADVSEALRNLVMGHASSEPFRHHYLGREIGADLWGILRGQKPQQALIKQSGSIGHSISKRRPADLTREQSASIATHPTIRRLTTALRRLPRGSEAYKDARREINNEKQRLRRELKQSIIHEWTDNQAVDDIERQLRGDDFTKPAVADTYRPQGPAQKRLLAALTAPLIATLEAQYQRRDDAINAISAYCLVQEGCTTRRPRPVSKNSLSKTLSHRSESSPLDLATLSVYARNKTERPRRCFICIGQAHSLPSGDPRVDDLIQEFYSSNDLTKHFKRKHLSKMKADDKIECKVCKMPLDHRMHLQRHAFEIHGTVS; via the exons ATGccacctcgccgacgtcgtcctgTGGACGCCTACGACTCCGACGATTCTTTTTCGCCTAGCGATGACGATATTAGCGAGGACACTTCCAATGCGAACGAGTGTGTCTTTGACGTGaacgaagatgacgacggctCGGACACCGACGCGACGGACGCCGATgacctcgaggaggatgccgaACTTGACGTTGAAGACCAGATCAAGCTGTTTGGCGGGAATCTCCACCCGCCCGATTACTGGCGAAAGGCGGTGGAGGACATGAACGACAGCGAATTCGAATGTCAAGATTACAGTCCTTCGACAACGGCATTACTCGATAACGTCGAGGAGCAGTGGCGCTT ATACTGTGCGGTTCTCGACCGTGAACCTCGACATTGCTACGAAACGCTCTCGATCAAAATCCTTTATAACTTCTTCGACTGGTACCTCAACCAAAAAGTTGGCAAAGacgggaggaagaggagcgGTATCAAGAAGAAAAGCTCTTTGGTAACATTCTGGAAGATATTTAGGCTTGTGTTTGAGAGGGCTATGGGTGAGGGAATAGCCTCGAAGCTGGGTCGCAGCATGCGTAAG GTTATCGGAAGACTGGCCAAGAAGCACGACCTAAACGACCAGGCGCGGGCCAACCGTATCATGACGATCGATCAACTGaaggagcacaacaaggaAACACTAAGCACAACACGAAAGATGTTTGGGCTGGGAGAAGTACGCATCCTTGCTGTGCTCTTCGTCCTGTTAGTTGCTCCGGCCAGTGCTCGCCGGAGAGCTATCGCGAGGCTTCGTTTCGGTGACATACGCGTCGTCCTAGCGAGAGATCCAGAAGGCGGACCGCACAAGCTTCTCATTCGATTCACTCCAAAGTTTACAAAGGAATACCTTGGCGCTAAAGCTCA GAACACCTACCCAATCCCCGAAACCATGTTTGATGACTCCTTGTTGCTCAGTCCACACGTGTTTCTTCTGGGCATCCTCTTTCGCCACCAAGCATTTCGTGCATCCAGCCTCACCTCACCGGATCAGCTAAAAAGGCTCGATATTTGCCCCGGCGAACTCGAGTTGCCTCTACCGCTACGAGAGGACTTGAACGACACCTACATTTTCCGTCGCGCTATCTTAACAGCTACAGGTTATGTGCTATCCGTTAATGAGCCCATTTCCGAGGCCATGATGGGGGCCTTTTTCAAGAGAGTCGGGGAGCTTCTTGGGTTGGCATACCCCACCATACTGTACAGTTTGCGCTACAACGGAGCGAACGAATATGATCAAAGCG CCGATGTCAGCGAGGCACTCCGAAATCTTGTCATGGGTCATGCCAGCTCCGAACCGTTTCGACATCACTATCTTGGACGTGAgatcggcgccgacctcTGGGGCATCCTCCGCGGCCAAAAGCCGCAACAGGCGCTGATCAAGCAGTCTGGCAGCATTGGCCACTCCATCAGCAAGCGTCGGCCAGCCGATCTCACGCGGGAGCAGTCTGCGTCCATCGCTACTCATCCTACAATCCGAAGATTAACGACGGCCCTTCGACGACTACCTCGAGGCTCTGAAGCGTACAAGGATGCTAGGCGAGAGATAAATAACGAAAAGCAGAGGCTTAGGAGAGAGCTCAAGCAGAGTATTATACACGAATGGACTGACAACCAGGCCGTTGATGACATCGAGCGCCAACTACGAGGCGATGATTTCACCAAGCCTGCGGTGGCGGACACCTACCGTCCACAGGGACCAGCACAAAAGCGCTTACTCGCAGCGCTCACTGCTCCGCTCATAGCCACACTCGAGGCCCAATACCAACGGAGAgacgacgccatcaacgCAATATCCGCGTATTGTCTTGTCCAGGAAGGATGCACCacgcgccggcctcggcctgtgTCGAAAAACTCGCTCTCTAAGACGCTTTCCCATCGCTCAGAGAGCAGCCCCCTCGATCTTGCCACGCTATCTGTCTATGCCAGAAACAAGACAGAGAGGCCAAGGAGGTGCTTTATATGTATTGGTCAGGCCCATAGTCTCCCCTCGGGTGATCCTCGGGTGGATGATCTCATCCAAGAGTTCTACTCGTCTAACGACCTGACCAAGCACTTCAAACGTAAGCACTTGTCCAAGATGAAAGCCGATGACAAGATAGAGTGCAAGGTTTGTAAGATGCCGCTTGACCACAGGATGCACCTTCAACGTCATGCCTTTGAGATCCACGGCACTGTTTCCTGA
- a CDS encoding Nudix domain-containing protein yields the protein MRFLIYSLYAFLALLSTTSAVTIEEPDALDKLDELGYQVKTNGAEWKIGRDGIVINKFLVDGFLEQLTISDAWNALDKQPRLRMREIMALVWARAGLTLDELDTVRILRIDNDETTKAIEETRKAIGTQAKEFVVEKDGVGWNEITDSPFYLSVAKLCAEKQEEMKGRSVVAIKVQSSPGKLDTMKVIDKLRLYNA from the exons ATGAGGTTTCTTATTTACTCTCTATACGCCTTCTTGGCCCTGTTATCTACTACATCCGCTGTCACCATTGAAGAGCCCGATGCACTCGATaagctcgacgagctcggaTACCAAGTCAAGACCAATGGCGCAGAATGGAAAATTGGCCGTGATGGTATTGTCATTAACAAATTTTTGGTCGACGGTTTCTTGGAACAACTCACCATCTCCGATGCCTGGAATGCACTCGACAAGCAACCTCGACTTCGAATGCGAGAAATCATGGCTTTAGTCTGGGCCCGAGCCGGACTCACTCTTGACGAGCTTGATACTGTCCGAATCTTACGTATAGATAATGACGAGACAACCAAAGCTATTGAAGAAACACGCAAGGCGATTGGAACCCAAGCGAAAGAATTTGTAGTAGAAAAGGACGGCGTTGGATGGAACGAGATTACTGACTCTCCTTTTTACCTGTCTGTAGCTAAGCTCTGCGCTGAGAAGCAAGAAGAGATGAAAGGGAGATCAGTTGTTGCAATAAAGGTGCAAAGCAGTCCTGGGAAGCTTGACACAAT GAAGGTTATTGATAAG CTACGCCTTTACAATGCTTGA
- a CDS encoding C6 transcription factor, with product MKYQREILPSGPSVASSVSSGRDLTPQSVTRAASSAPRRHPLTKIACTFCRRRKSKCNGHCPVCSMCASMGCAMCKYDGGPDVTRFAALKTKHEELQHRITLFEEFFHLLSMRSEAESVEIIGRMRIANIETDLEDLVKFIKNADLLVQMASAQSDQTPPASGEPSVDTQLPIVPLDYVSLLLELLKPAVSKLDASAQTALLDMIRHVLDAFASREGSRSGFAETVKPDGEAHDTERHTQR from the exons ATGAAATATCAGCGAGAAATTCTACCCTCAGGCCCATCAGTAGCCAGCAGCGTCTCATCAGGACGGGACTTGACCCCGCAATCCGTCACCAGAGCCGCCTCAAGTGCGCCTAGACGGCATCCCCTGACAAAGATTGCTTGCACCTTTTGTCGGAGGAGGAAATCAAAGTGCAATGGCCACTGTCCTGTGTGCTCCATGTGCGCCAGCATGGGCTGTGCAATGTGTAAGTATGATGGCGGTCCAGACGTTACTCGCTTTGCCGCCCTCAAAACCAAGCATGAGGAACTGCAGCACCGCATTACCCTCTTTGAAGAATTCTTCCACCTGCTGTCGATGCGCTCTGAGGCTGAGTCCGTCGAAATCATCGGCCGCATGCGCATCGCCAACATTGAAACGGACCTCGAAGACCTCGTCAAGTTCATCAAGAACGCCGACTTGTTGGTGCAAATGGCCTCCGCCCAGTCGGACCAGACACCTCCGGCCTCAGGAGAGCCAAGTGTTGACACGCAACTCCCAATTGTGCCCCTGGACTATGTGTCCTTACTCCTTGAGCTCTT AAAACCGGCCGTTTCCAAACTCGACGCCTCGGCCCAGACTGCTTTACTCGACATGATTAGACATGTATTAGATGCCTTCGCCTCACGCGAAGGCAGTCGATCAGGCTTCGCGGAAACAGTAAAACCGGACGGAGAGGCACACGACACGGAGAGGCACACGCAGAGATGA
- a CDS encoding BZIP transcription factor yields MTTPGNSAVSWALRSENWSLYQELQQNLQQLQPAFFSQSAQCLTPADSPLAMDAAWQTATSGRTGSEPDSRTTIMKKVAILVKEPPEPHRSSTAQHRTKRARVEAGSEHYLVTPISYDDNEGENSDISQALRGLERKKTHRVKSRAAAKRFREKTKQYETTLANREEQIIQKRIYLDAWVKALKNEVLALRIQILEHSSCDCEMIQGYIARTACSVVYSGYEVLAMLPSLI; encoded by the coding sequence ATGACGACGCCTGGTAATTCAGCTGTCAGCTGGGCGCTGCGTTCCGAAAACTGGTCCTTGTACCAGGAACTTCAGCAAAATCTCCAGCAACTGCAACCAGCCTTCTTCAGCCAGTCGGCGCAGTGTCTAACGCCGGCTGACTCCCCCCTTGCCATGGACGCAGCCTGGCAGACTGCCACCAGCGGTCGAACCGGATCAGAGCCAGACTCTAGGACCACCATAATGAAGAAAGTAGCGATATTGGTAAAAGAACCACCGGAACCGCATCGTTCGTCGACGGCCCAACACCGCACCAAGAGGGCGCGCGTTGAAGCCGGCAGCGAACACTATCTTGTCACCCCGATATCGTATGACGACAACGAGGGCGAAAACAGTGACATATCTCAGGCGCTGCGAGGCCtggaaaggaagaagacaCATCGCGTCAAAAGTCGAGCGGCCGCCAAGCGCTTCCGCGAGAAGACAAAGCAATACGAGACGACCCTGGCCAACAGGGAGGAGCAGATCATACAGAAACGCATATATCTGGACGCTTGGGTGAAAGCGCTTAAGAATGAGGTGCTCGCGCTTAGGATTCAGATTCTTGAGCATAGCAGCTGCGACTGCGAGATGATCCAGGGATACATTGCGAGGACGGCCTGTAGTGTCGTCTACAGCGGGTACGAAGTACTTGCAATGCTGCCGTCGTTGATATGA
- a CDS encoding FluG domain-containing protein, giving the protein MRFTDQEAQRRIANQPKPFSAEEHADLRKQLRNVNFIKPRFADETEINIAVVCRKWKRFAARSPGADFLLTDLYNNSYCKEQNLGEWQTALENVTRETMMSFFLRVSEWSKGKIKSWGTTQVYIRQFQQLYNTVTGRSMDRNDAKELYKFHHTILIPRFGYRAPNINGKPVLGADNLQAILTFNIAYDTGIFPSERQRPQLAGCYQLLYYTGARPAEIVHAERKTPKDGCTDEIFKLKGVKSINHECGKDNDSLLDRLLLQETAGRGRPKALCYEDILMMIVRHPVTGRAVPAMAVKFIHHKGADNKPRPTVFFFTPARKLIFCAVSTIIALALHDQAFDAASLTDATQILRAEVRGPVQSTALRWKQSMLKVPIFRKLSGGALAVGEAMSYSKLRDDMGRQSLDAGFEKAWTPRFARRGAANAANGNASDAVRDQMIRHDPKFARFQGAYLNENVEFDLQNTFLEEETEEQMYKVFAHVSLTRDPRATRDMVPKEVWENLSPDPEILELEQRRQNLKGGQYRVQGDENEAEIRRLTEEIRSKRDQRDKNVVKEYREYYFYNRPTWDIERQENGEEEEEYAEPETNLQIPERTRLAHILCHQPVDCSHDKLMELWIEAIDLMVTLCNKRETVRRDRIRTHPQPKQPIEEESPQAKSFPLLLDPNQCPVCVGDERLPLEERTFKYCRPAVRNDHFDNQHLVERERAIQRGDLIRCNHPQCQHDPNFPTLDAFRRHVHDSHGVSLRTSDQVMQRRSKKFKRRLMAKGMEAQAEGQS; this is encoded by the exons ATGCGGTTCACCGACCAAGAAGCACAGCGTCGGATCGCGAACCAGCCGAAGCCGTTCTCGGCTGAGGAGCACGCCGACCTACGCAAGCAGCTCAGGAACGTCAACTTCATCAAGCCAAGATTCGCAGACGAAACCGAGATCAATATTGCGGTCGTATGCAGGAAATGGAAACGGTTCGCTGCGAGAAGCCCAGGCGCTGATTTCTTGTTGACTGACCTCTACAACAACAGTTACTGTAAAGAGCAGAACCTCGGCGAGTGGCAAACAGCCTTAGAAAACGTAACTCGCGAGACAATGATGAGCTTCTTTCTCCGGGTCAGCGAGTGGTCGAAAGGGAAAATCAAATCATGGGGTACGACGCAGGTATATATCCGCCAGTTTCAGCAGCTATACAACACCGTCACCGGTCGCTCCATGGACAGGAATGATGCCAAGGAGCTCTATAAG TTTCACCACACGATTCTGATTCCCCGCTTCGGATACCGGGCACCTAATATCAACGGGAAGCCAGTCCTCGGAGCCGATAACCTACAGGCCATCTTGACATTCAACATCGCGTATGATACTGGTATCTTCCCGTCAGAACGGCAGCGCCCTCAGCTGGCTGGTTGCTACCAACTTCTCTACTACACTGGTGCGCGACCTGCCGAAATCGTGCATGCCGAAAGGAAAACACCCAAAGACGGATGCACGGACGAGATTTTCAAGCTCAAAGGCGTCAAGTCCATCAATCATGAGTGTGGCAAAGATAACGACTCCCTTCTCGACAGACTGTTGCTACAGGAAAcagctgggcgagggcgtcccAAAGCCTTGTGCTATGAGGACATACTGATGATGATTGTTCGCCATCCAGTGACGGGTCGAGCCGTACCAGCGATGGCCGTCAAGTTTATCCACCACAAAGGAGCTGACAACAAGCCAAGGCC GACTGTCTTTTTCTTCACGCCCGCAAGGAAGCTCATCTTCTGTGCCGTCAGCACCATCATCGCTCTAGCGCTCCACGACCAGGCTTTCGACGCAGCGAGCCTGACAGATGCGACCCAGATACTAAGAGCAGAGGTCAGGGGCCCAGTCCAGTCTACGGCTTTGCGGTGGAAGCAGTCAATGCTCAAGGTTCCGATTTTTCGAAAGCTTAGCGGCGGTGCgttggccgtcggcgaggccatGAGCTATTCTAAATTACGAGACGACATGGGCCGACAGAGCCTTGATGCAGGTTTCGAGAAGGCCTGGACGCCACGGTTCGCCCGAAGAGGGGCGGCGAATGCAGCAAATG GGAATGCCTCTGATGCCGTCCGCGACCAGATGATACGCCACGATCCCAAGTTCGCCAGGTTCCAAGGCGCGTACCTCAACGAGAACGTTGAGTTCGACCTCCAGAACACATTCCTAGAAGAGGAAACCGAGGAGCAGATGTATAAAGTGTTTGCGCATGTCAGCCTCACGCGCGATCCCCGGGCAACGAGGGACATGGTCCCCAAGGAGGTCTGGGAGAACTTGTCACCCGATCCGGAAATTCTGGAGCTGGAGCAACGACGACAGAATTTGAAGGGTGGTCAATACCGAGTGCAAGGAGACGAGAACGAAGCCGAGATTCGCAGGCTAACCGAGGAGATACGCTCGAAGCGGGATCAGCGCGACAAGAACGTCGTCAAAGAGTATCGCGAATATTATTTCTACAACCGCCCAACATGGGATATCGAGAGGCAAGAAaatggcgaagaagaggaggagtaTGCTGAACCGGAAACCAACCTCCAGATTCCCGAGCGCACCAGACTGGCCCACATCCTCTGCCACCAACCAGTCGACTGCTCTCACGACAAACTCATGGAGCTTTGGATTGAGGCTATCGATCTGATGGTCACACTTTGTAATAAGAGAGAGACGGTCAGACGAGACCGCATCCGCACCCATCCTCAACCCAAGCAACCTATCGAAGAGGAGAGCCCTCAAGCCAAGTCTTTCCCACTCCTCCTCGACCCGAATCAGTGTCCTGTGTGCGTCGGCGATGAGAGGCTCCCCCTAGAAGAACGGACTTTCAAGTACTGCCGGCCGGCAGTCAGAAACGACCACTTTGACAACCAGCATCTAGTAGAACGAGAGCGCGCTATACAACGTGGTGATCTCATTCGATGTAACCATCCTCAATGCCAGCATGATCCAAACTTCCCGACATTGGATGCGTTCAGAAGGCACGTGCATGACTCCCATGGGGTTTCGCTCAGGacgtcagatcaggtcatGCAAAGACGATCAAAGAAGTTCAAGCGTAGACTGATGGCTAAAGGGATGGAAGCCCAGGCTGAGGGCCAGTCCTAG